The following proteins are co-located in the Microcystis wesenbergii NRERC-220 genome:
- a CDS encoding RNA-guided endonuclease InsQ/TnpB family protein, with the protein MITLTYQYKLKVNRQQEREIVHILDVCKSVYNYALSERKDWLNSRKCLADHCSLVSEYIIPADQPYPNYFVQAKNLTEAKKVSPILKTVNAQVLQQVLKTLDKAFNQMKSKGFGFPRFKKKMRSLVFPALSKNFLGDGCLNFPQLGKIRIRQSREYPSGFEPKQARIIQKASGFYVSVSFQSPELVPDMTVGKTCLGIDAGIESFVATSRGDLIKAPRFLLKVQSKLKLLQRRLKHQVKGSNNWLKLQEKIARLPEKVSNTRRDWHFKLSHYLCDFADNIFVEDINFVSWSRGIVRKQSLDSGIGSFINEILPFVAWKRGKYYLKVDKNGTSQECPNCGAITGKKSLSERVHRCDSCGHIEPRDTASAKVIKNRGKNAVGLTVLENPCGGGLAGVVQLNLFDLVKSL; encoded by the coding sequence GTGATAACGCTTACCTACCAGTACAAACTAAAGGTAAACAGGCAACAGGAACGGGAGATCGTCCACATTCTTGATGTTTGTAAGAGCGTTTATAATTACGCGCTCTCGGAGCGAAAAGACTGGCTAAACTCTCGAAAGTGTCTGGCGGATCACTGTTCGCTAGTTTCCGAGTACATAATTCCTGCGGATCAACCCTATCCAAATTACTTCGTTCAAGCTAAAAATCTAACGGAAGCTAAAAAAGTTTCCCCGATATTAAAGACGGTTAACGCTCAAGTTTTACAGCAAGTCTTAAAAACTTTAGATAAGGCGTTTAACCAGATGAAATCGAAAGGCTTCGGCTTTCCTAGATTTAAGAAAAAGATGCGGAGTTTGGTTTTTCCTGCGCTGTCAAAAAACTTTCTAGGGGATGGATGCTTGAATTTTCCACAATTAGGAAAAATTAGAATCAGGCAATCTAGAGAATACCCGTCCGGATTCGAGCCTAAACAAGCTCGAATTATCCAAAAAGCGTCGGGATTTTACGTTTCGGTTTCCTTCCAATCTCCGGAATTAGTTCCCGATATGACAGTTGGGAAGACCTGTTTAGGAATTGACGCGGGAATTGAAAGTTTTGTCGCTACTTCACGAGGAGATTTAATCAAAGCCCCTCGATTTTTGTTGAAAGTACAGAGTAAGCTTAAATTGCTACAAAGACGCTTGAAACATCAAGTCAAAGGCTCGAACAATTGGTTAAAACTTCAGGAGAAGATAGCAAGATTACCTGAAAAAGTGTCTAATACTCGTAGAGATTGGCACTTTAAATTAAGTCATTACCTTTGCGATTTTGCTGATAATATCTTCGTTGAGGATATTAACTTCGTTTCGTGGTCTAGGGGTATCGTCAGAAAACAATCTCTAGATTCGGGTATCGGTAGTTTTATTAACGAGATACTACCGTTTGTCGCTTGGAAACGGGGAAAATATTATCTTAAAGTCGATAAAAACGGAACTTCCCAGGAGTGTCCGAATTGTGGCGCGATTACCGGCAAAAAGTCGTTATCGGAAAGAGTTCACCGGTGTGATTCTTGCGGTCACATTGAACCGAGAGATACAGCATCAGCAAAAGTAATCAAGAATCGAGGAAAAAATGCGGTCGGACTGACCGTATTAGAAAACCCTTGCGGAGGCGGTCTGGCGGGGGTCGTTCAGTTAAATCTGTTCGATCTAGTCAAGAGCCTATGA
- a CDS encoding polysaccharide deacetylase family protein has translation MSIAKLIISIVARLLTGAIFYQPTEEKIIALTIDDAPTPNDPEGKSTDRILAAIAAHNREKASPATPVKATFFLITGHLQPNSTLIECLIAQGHEIANHGTQDLRTSQLAAGAFASQFREANDILSRLAGQAPRWYRPGQAFYNQSMRSFLRKFPGYESRFALASMIPLDTRKGTNHPQFTTWYISQFIFPGAILVLHGGSPERDENTAIVLKNLLAKLHDRGYQVVTLSQLVDHKRY, from the coding sequence ATGAGCATTGCCAAATTAATTATCTCGATCGTCGCTCGACTTTTGACCGGGGCAATTTTCTATCAACCGACAGAAGAGAAAATTATCGCCCTTACCATCGATGATGCACCCACCCCCAACGATCCGGAAGGAAAATCCACTGATCGCATTCTAGCAGCGATCGCCGCTCATAATCGAGAAAAAGCCAGCCCAGCAACCCCCGTCAAGGCGACTTTTTTTCTGATCACAGGACACCTGCAACCCAACTCCACCTTGATTGAGTGCCTAATCGCCCAAGGTCACGAAATCGCTAATCACGGCACCCAAGATCTCCGCACCAGTCAACTGGCTGCCGGTGCTTTTGCCAGTCAGTTTCGGGAAGCTAACGATATTTTAAGTCGTCTTGCCGGTCAAGCACCGCGCTGGTATCGTCCCGGTCAAGCCTTCTATAATCAATCTATGCGCTCGTTTTTGCGGAAATTCCCGGGCTACGAGTCCCGATTTGCTCTCGCTTCCATGATCCCTTTAGATACCAGAAAAGGAACGAATCATCCTCAATTTACCACTTGGTATATCTCGCAATTTATTTTTCCTGGGGCGATTTTAGTGCTTCACGGTGGTTCCCCCGAAAGAGATGAGAATACGGCGATCGTGCTGAAGAATTTATTAGCGAAATTACACGATCGAGGTTATCAGGTGGTGACTCTCAGCCAATTAGTTGATCACAAACGTTATTAA